In Flavobacterium sp. GSB-24, the genomic window AAAAGTTTAATAGCATCTAATGTAGAAGGCATATTTGCAGCTTCAGTAACACATAAAACACCATTATCGATTAATTTTTGAGCATCATCTCCGTTTAACTCATTTTGTGTAGCACATGGAATTGCGATATCTACTTTTACTTCCCAAGGGCTTTTCCCTTTATGGAATACAGCATTTGGATATTTCTCCAAATATCTCTCAGCTCTATTGTCTCCAGTCGCTCTCATTTCAAGCATATGGTCAATTTTTTCGCCAGAGATTCCCTCTTCATCATAAATATATCCATCAGGACCAGAAATCGTAAGAACTTTTCCTCCAAGTTCGTTAACTTTTAAGGCAACTCCCCAAGCCACATTTCCGAATCCAGAAATTGCTACTCTTTTACCTTTTACTTCGTGACCAATTGTGCGTAACATTTGATCTGTAAAATAAACTACTCCGTATCCTGTAGCTTCTGGTCTAATTAATGAACCTCCGTAAGCTAAACCTTTTCCAGTTAAAACTCCTGTAAATTCATTTCTGATTCTTTTATATTGTCCAAATAAATATCCAATTTCTCTTGCTCCAACACCAATATCTCCAGCAGGAACATCAAGATCTGGACCAATATGACGACATAATTCTGTCATAAATGATTGACAGAAACGCATAATTTCTGCATCAGATTTTCCTTCTGGATCAAAATCAGAACCACCTTTTCCACCTCCCATCGGAAGTGTAGTAAGACTGTTTTTGAATACTTGTTCGAAAGCCAAGAATTTCAAAACTGATAAATTTACAGAGTGATGAAATCTAATTCCACCTTTATAAGGTCCGATTGCAGAGTTCATTTGAATTCTAAAACCTCTGTTTACAATGATCTCGCCTTTGTCATCTACCCAAGGAACTCTAAAAATTATAGAACGTTCTGGTTCTGCAATTCTTAGAAGTATATTTTTACCATCATATTTTTTGCGCTCAGATATGAAGGGAATTACTGTTTCTGCAAATTCTCTAACTGCTTGAAGAAATTCTGGCTCATTTGGATTTTTTGACTCAACTAGAGCCATAAATTCATTTATTTTTTGTTCCATATTTGAAATAAATTTTCAGATAATTTGATTTAATTTTCAGTTTTCCAACCTAAATCTTAGTTTAAGAAAACGTTTTCGTTTTAACACACAAAGATATATCAAATTCTGATTCGAAGTTATATTTTTCACTTTTTTGAATCGATTTGTGTTTTTTTCAAGCATTACAAAAAAACTCATTTTACATGTAGGTGTTTACATGCAAATCGCCTTTTAAAAGTTAGTAAATTAAGTATTTTGCTAGTTATTTTTCAATAGACCGATTTAATATTTTGAATCGATTAGGTTTTTTATATATTTGCCGAGATTTGTAAGCCCCTACGAAATGTCTAAACACCTATTTATCACATTATTTGCCTTCTTTGGTATATCAACCGCGGCATCAGCGCAATCAAACCTAGCCCAAGAGATAGGAGTCTATGCAGGACCTGTTACTTTACAGTCCGATTTTGGCGAAAGAAGCAACTTCGACACCAACGTTGGAAACTCAGGTTTTGGTATCGGAATTATGCACTTTATCAATTTTTCTGCTGCAAATAACAGAGAAAGTTTCTTTACAGAACATTTTAAAGTGCGCTCTGAACTTGCTTTCAGCAGAACTAATTTGAAACATTATGGCCAGTGGGTGGAAAGAAAGCCTGACGGACTATTTGCCCAGCAGCTTAAAAACATGCACGCAAGTTCTACTACTTTAGGTCTTGGAGCTCAATTAGAATTTTCTCCTTTTATGAAAATTCATGACTTCGAAAACACAATTGGTAGTTTCAGCCCGTATGGTAGTGTAGGTTTTCAAGTAAGCTATTATTCTACAAAAATCGGTTCACATTTAGGAGACATCACTCTTCCAAATGTAACTCCAGGAAAATACCTGACCCCATCTGATGGTCGTGCACATGGTTTTTCTAGTGAGAGCGGAGTAGTATTATCTGCAACAGCAGCAATTGGAGTACATTATAAATTAACCACAATGAGTGATTTAATGTTTGAAACTCGTTTTCAAATGTATAACTCAGATTGGATTGATGGATTAAACCCAAACAAAGACATTTACAAAGAAAACAAATCAAATGACTGGCAGGTTTGGTTTAACTTTGGATATATTTATTACTTAGAATTCTAACAGAATTTTAAATCTCAAAATATAAAAAATCCCAAATTCCAAAATATTACAATTGGAATTTGGGATTTTTTTATTTGGAATTTCTCTCTAAGATAAAGCCTGTTCTAAATCAGCAATTAAATCATCAGCATCTTCAATACCAACACTTAGTCGAACTAAATCATCGGTAATACCAACTTCTGCTCTTTTATCGGCAGGAATTGATGCGTGTGTCATTAAAGCTGGATGATTGGCTAATGATTCTACTCCACCAAGCGATTCTGCCAAAGTAAATACTTTTAGCTTTTCTAAAAATGCTATTGAATCTTCTTTTTTCCCTGATTTAAAATCAAACGAAACCATTCCTCCAAAAGCTTTCATTTGCTTTTTAGCAATTTCGTGAAACGGATGATTTTTTAAACCTGGATAATAAACCGTTTTTATTTTTGGGTGATTACTTAAATATTCAACTACTTTTTCGCCATTTTCGCAGTGTCTTTGCACCCTTAAAGCCAAAGTTTTGATTCCTCTTAAAACTAAAAAGCTGTCCATTGGTCCAAGTGTCGCGCCAGTTGCAAATTGCTGAAAATGCAGTTGTTCTCCAAGTGCCGGATCTTTTACAATTAAAGCTCCTGCAATCACATCAGAATGTCCTCCTAAATATTTCGTTGCTGAATGCATAACAATATCTGCTCCTAAATCTAATGGTTTTTGCAAATAAGGTGTTGCAAAAGTATTGTCTACCGCAAGAAGAATTTTCTTTTCTTGAGTAATTTTTGCAATTTCTTGAATATCGGCCAATTTCATCAATGGATTTGTCGGCGTTTCTACCCAGATTAATTTTGTGTTTTCGTTGATTAAACTTTTGAATTTTTCAATATCAGTCATATCAACAAAATGAAATTTAATTCCTGAATCTTTATAAATTCGAGAGAACATTCTATAAGTTCCACCGTATAAATCATCCATTGCAATAATTTCGTCACCCGCTTTAAAAGATCTTAAAACACAGTCTGTTGCTGCAAGACCAGACGAAAATGCTAATCCGCGAGTTCCGTTTTCGATGCTTGCCAAAGCTTCTTCCAATGCTGTACGCGTAGGGTTTGATGCTCTGCTGTATTCGTAATCTGCCAAAGGTTTCCCTGGGCTTGTCTGAATAAAAGTTGACGTTTGGTATACTGGCGGCATAACTGCTCCTGTAGATGGATCATGGTGCTGTCCTCCATGTATAACTTTTGTATTAAATTTCATATAGTTATAAGTTTTAAATCTATAATTGTTGTACAAATTTACCGCTTAATTTATTTTATCGCGACACAACTTCTTACCTTTGTTTATAATTAACACTTTTTGATATGAAAAATTACATATTTATAATCTTTTTGTGTTTGATTTTTACAAGTTGCAAAAAAGAGCTTTCATTTGAGAATGAAAGGTTTGAAGAAAAATCTAATATTTCGTGCAAAACTGATTGTCCGGAAATCACTATAGAAGTTCCAGTTGCCAAAAATATTAAAGTAATATCAGACAGCATTAATAAGAAAGTTTTCTCTGTAATAAAGGAGATTGTTTTTTTTGGTGAAGATTCAACACAAGTCAATGACTACAAATCATTGTCTAAATCTTTTATTGCTTCGTATGAAGAAATGCGTCAAAAATTCCCAAATGACACTTTTGGATGGGAGGCGAAAATAATTGGCAATGTTGAATTTCAATCTGATTCGATTTTAAATCTTAAAATTGATCATTACACCTTTACCGGCGGTGCACATGGTTATCAAGGTTATCGTTCCCTATTATTTAATGCGAAAACTGGAAAAACAATATTCAACAATCAATTATTTAAAAACGAAAAAGATTTTAAGGCCTTCGCCGAAAAAGCATTTCGGGCAAAATACAAAATACCAGCAGAAGCGAATATTAATGCAACAGGTTTAATGTTTGAAAATGATAAATTTCAGCTGCCGCAAAACATATTTTATACTTCAGAAGGTCTGCTCTTATATTACAACTCATATGAAGCCGCTTCATATGCAGATGGTCCAAAAGAAATTTTGTTCCCTTATGATGAAGTCAATAAGTACTTGAATTTTCATTAAATATTTTAGATTAAATAAATTCAGCATCTACACAATTTTTGTAGATATGCTGGATGTAGACTCACTGCGGTGCGTCTCTACAGAAAAACCTTTGTCACTTTGTTTCTCTGAACCTCTGCACCTCTTTATTGAACATCATACTTCATTTTACGTAAAACACGAAGTGCTTCTTTAAAAGAAGAATAAACATTTTTATAAGGTTTTAAAAGCAATTTGGCATCTATCAGCTTTTGTCTTGCCTCTTCAAAACCATTTAAATGACAAATCATAAACGTAGAAGGCAGGTTTTCTAAATCCTTCATTTCACGTTCAGACAATATGATATTTTTTTGAAGTTTAGCCAACAAAGCCATATTCGCATTGTATATATGGTACAACATTTTTCTGTTGAATTCTGGCGGCTGAAAAAGCATTTGACGGTCTATTTTATAGTAACCATTGTCAAAAAAATGAATAGTTTGTTCTTCCAGCGGATAATAACTCGTTTTATCATTTAAGCCAAGCGGCACATATTCTGTAATCGTAAAACTATCATCATCATAAAAAATGGTGACAACATCCTGCGCAGAATAGAAAAGTTTAATCTGCTCATTAATTAGTTCGATATCAACTCGTGACAAATACGTTTTATCCCGTATTTTTTTGGGAACACCAGCCCAGCAAATCACAAATAATTCTTTAAAAACATGATATTTCGGCGACATATCTTTATGCCTGAAATTCATAAAATCAATAACACCGTCTAAAGTATATTGAATGCTGTTTCGAGAACTATTTTCAATTCCGATTACAGTTTCTGTATTCTGATAGTTTTTTTCAACCTCTTCCCCACTTTCCAGCGGAATCGAATTACTGCCTCGCCTTATAAAAACACTATTAGCAAGAATGGTATGAATTCCTTTTTTAAAATAAGAAACTTTACTTTTTGGTTTTATAGTAACCAGACCAATCACTTTATCTTTTGGAAGATTTGGAAAAGGGACATTTTCGTATTGAATTTTAGGCGGATTTTCTAAAAAAGCATTTACAAGATTCTGAATTCGGCTGTCATCAAAAAAATCATCGCCGACAATTTCATTATCCTGATCTTCAACTCCAACAACGATATAAGAATTATTATTTGGATTTGAGTTTGATAATGCGCAAATGTGTTTGAGAAACTTGCCTTTTCCTTCTCGAGAATGAAGATTCAGCTGCCTTTTTTTATCATAAAAACTGCTCTCATCATTGTGAGCAAGCAAATTCTTTATCAAAAGGCGTTTATTAATCATTATTTAGACTCCTTAGAAAGTTAGATCTTTAGACTTCTTAGATATTGGTTTTCAGATTTCTAAATTAATCTAAAGATCTAACTTTCTAAGAAGTCTATCAATCTAATTTAAATATTTTTCTTCACAATCGTAGAAGATGCCTGCGCCGTACTCATAACTACCAAGTCTGCGATATTAACATGATAAGGCCTTGAAACTACAAAATGAATAATATCAGCAATATCTTCGGCCTGCAGCGGATCAAATCCTTTGTACACGTTTGCGGCTCTTTCGACATCTCCTTTAAAACGAACTTCACTGAATTCTGTTGCAACCATTCCCGGATGAATTCCTCCAACTCTGATTCCGAAAGGATTTAAATCAATTCGCATTCCAGCAGTTATAGCATCAACGGCATGTTTCGAACCGCAATATACGTTTCCGTTTGGGTAAACTTCTTTCGCAGCAGTAGAACCAATATTAATAATATGTCCAGATTGTCTTTCAACCATTTGCGGAATTATCGCTTTTGAAACATACAAAAGACCTTTTACATTAATGTCAATCATAGCATCCCAATCGTCTAAATCTCCATTTTGAATCGGATCTAAACCGTGGGCATTACCAGCGTTATTAATTAAAACGTCAATCGTAGAAAAATCGTTTGGCAAAGCACCTATTTTTTCTAAAACCTCCTCTTTGTTACGAACATCAAATTCTAAAGAATGCACTTCTGTAAAAGCCGAAAGTTCTTTTTGAAGTTCTTCCAAACGGTCTTTACGTCTTCCGCAAAGAATAACTTTATAATTGTTTTTTGCTAGAATTTGAGCGGTTGCCTTTCCAATTCCGCTTGTAGCACCAGTAATTAAAACTGTTTTTTTCATTTTAAATATTTTGTTTTTAACACATAGAGGCATAGTTTCCTTGCTTTGAAAGGCATTTCATTTGCATAATACATATAACTATGTGTAAGTGAAACGCTAAATTCTCTTTTCCAAAAGCAATAATATGATCTATGTCTATGTGTTTATTTTTTTCTATTCAGATAAAACTGAATACTGTCACTGCGACTGAAAAACTAAAAATTAAGGTACATCGTCGCCCATGCTTTCTGTCCAGATTGCAAACCAGTCTTCTGTATCCATTTCTAGTTCAACAGCTTTCATTAAAGATTGAATTCTAGCGATATTTACCGTTCCAGCAATAGGAATTACTTTTGCAGGATGTTTTAAAATCCAAGCCAATAAAAGCGTATCAGAACCTAAATGGTATTTTTCTACTAACGTTGAAAATAATTTTTTCAAACGGCGGGTTTGTTTAGTATCTTCTCTAAAAACAGTTCCAAGCGGATTCCATGACAACGGACGAATTCCGTGTGTCTGCATATAATCTAAACTTCCATCTAACATTGCGTCATAATGTGTTGCAGAAAATTGTACTTGATTATAACTTACTTCTGTTTTCTGACGAATTAATTCGGTTTGTGAACTGGTAAAATTCGAAAGTCCAAAATCAATTATTTTTCCTTCACCTTTTAATTTTTCAACCGCTTCTGCGATTTCGTCTGCCTGCATTAACGGACTTGGTCTGTGCAGTAAAAAAACATCTACATAATCTGTTTTCAGTTTTTTCAAAGATCCTTCAACCGACTTAATAATATAGTCTTTCGAATAATCGTAATGTTTGATTTTGTTTTCAGGGCGTTTTTCAGCAATCATCTGAATACCGCACTTGGTAATTAATTGTAATTTTTCACGATCAATTTTACTAGCGTGAAAGGCTTTTCCAAAATCGGCTTCGGTCGTATAAGATCCGTAAATATCCGCGTGATCAAAAGTCGTAATTTTGTTTTCGATACTCACTTGTATCATGTTTTCCATTTCTTTGGTTGTAAGGTTTTTATCCCAAACTCCCCAATTCATAGTGCCCGAAATTATAGGCGATAAGACCGTTTTGCTCATAATAGTTATGCGTTATTTTTGGTAATAATTATGCTTTAATAAAACATAATCATCAAAGTTCTTAAAAATATAAAAATAGATTCACAATTAGTCCTTAAAATTAGGTCATTGGTAGAAGTTTTAACCATTCTTTAACATCTTACTTCTTAAAAAATATTCAATTTGCACTCTCAAAAAACAGGCGTACAAATCAAGGTTTTTAAAAATATTTATATGGAAGAAAATACAACGACTTTAGACATTAGAGCGATAAATGAAAAAATTGAAAGAGAAAGTGCTTTTATAGACCTTCTTACAATGGAAATGAACAAAGTTATTGTGGGCCAGAAACATATGGTCGAGCGTTTATTAATCGGATTGCTTGGCCAAGGACATATTTTACTGGAAGGAGTTCCGGGTCTTGCAAAAACTTTAGCTATAAATACATTATCACAAGCGGTTCAAGGTTCTTTCAGCCGTATCCAGTTTACGCCGGATTTATTACCTGCCGATGTTATCGGAACCATGATTTACAATATTAAAGCAAATGAATTCTCTATTAAAAAAGGACCAATTTTTGCCAATTTCGTACTTGCCGATGAGATTAACCGTGCACCAGCAAAGGTTCAGTCAGCATTATTAGAGGCAATGCAGGAGAAACAAGTTACTATTGGTGACACTACATTTAAATTAGATCGTCCGTTTTTAGTATTAGCAACACAAAACCCAGTTGAGCAAGAAGGAACTTATGCACTTCCTGAAGCACAAGTTGACCGTTTTATGTTGAAAACTGTTATTGATTATCCAAAAATTGATGAAGAGCGTTTTGTAATTCGTCAAAACTTAAAAGGATCTTACGAAAAAGTAAATCCAGTAGTTTCTGTAGATCAGATTCTACGTGCTCAGGAAGCTGTTCGTGAAGTTTATATGGACGAAAAAATCGAAAAATATATTCTTGATATTATTTTCGCTACACGTTACCCAGAAAAATACAAATTAGCCGACTTAAAACCGCTTATCAGTTTTGGAGCTTCTCCTCGTGGAAGTATCAACTTGGCTAATGCTGCAAAATGCTATGCTTTCATCAAACGTCGTGGTTATGTAATTCCAGAAGACGTTCGTGCAGTTGTTCACGATGTATTACGTCACAGAGTTGGAATTACTTACGAAGCAGAAGCAGAAAACATCACTTCTGTAGACATTATCAACAAAATCGTTAACGAGATTGAGGTACCTTAAAAAGTTGATGGTTGATAGTTTTTTGTTGATGGTTTATGCGCCATCAACCAACAACCATAAACCATAAACCAAATCAAAAATGGATACAAAAGAGCTTTTAAAAAAAGTACGGAAAATAGAAATCAAAACGAAAAGACTGAGCAATCATATCTTTTCGGGAGAATACCACTCTTCATTTAAAGGACGAGGAATGACGTTTAGCGAGGTGCGTCAATACCAATACGGAGATGATATTCGTAACATCGATTGGAATGTGACCGCACGCTACAATGAAGCTCACGTTAAAGTATTTGAGGAAGAACGAGAATTGACCATGGTTTTAATGGTTGACATTTCGGGTTCGGAATCTTTTGGTTCTAAAAATCAATTCAAAAAAGACATCGTAACCGAAATTGCGGCAACGATGGCTTTTTCGGCTACACAGAATAATGACAAAATTGGTTTAATCTTATTTTCTGATACTGTAGAATTATATATTCCGCCAAAAAAAGGACGTTCGCACGTACTTCGCATCATTCGGGAATTAATCGAATTTGAACCAAAAAGCCATAAAACAGACATTGCTCAGGCATTAAAATTCTTATCTGGAACCCAGAAAAAGAAAGCCATCATTTTTATGATCTCCGATTTTATGTCTGATTCGTATGAACATACTTTAAAAATTGCTTCAAAGAAACACGACATTACAGGTGTTCGAGTTTACGATATTCGTGAAGAAAGAATTCCAAATTTAGGAATGGTAAACATGCTGGATGCCGAAACGGGAAAGATACAATTGGTTGATACAAGTTCGAAAGCAGTTCGTTTGAATTACGAGAAGCACTATCACGAGAAACTAAATTACTTTAAAGATACTTTCCGTAAATCTGGAGCAGGAATTGTAAATACCAGAGTAGACGAAAATTACGTTACTAAACTATTAGGCTATTTCAAATCACGATAAAAATCTGGCAATTTTGATTAACAAATCAAAAATCGTTAATCTAAAATCAACAATCGTTAATCAAATGAAATTTAAACTTTATATATTTTTATTGCTTTTTTCTACTATGATTTTTGCACAGCAGAAACCAATAGAAACGAGTATTGATACCACCAAAAATAAGATTGGTGCTGAGTTCAAACTGACGCTTAAAACGGTTGTGACTTCAACATCAAAAGTTGAATTTCCTAAACTTAAAAATATCGGTCCGTTAGAAGTTATCCAGTCTTATCCGATTGATACGGTTAAGAAAGATGCCACTAATTACGAACTTATAAAAAAATATGGTTTAACGCAGTTTGATTCTGGCCGTTACACGATTCCGAGCATCAAAATTTTAATTGATAAAAAACCTTTTTACTCTGATTCTATTAAAGTTGAAGTTGCTGCTGTAAAAGTTGATACTTTACAGCAGAAAATGTATGATATTAAAGATATTTCTTCTGTTGATGAAGGAATCGGAAATTGGTGGATTTACACTTTAATAGTTCTAGCCATTTTAGGAATTGGCGCTTTCGTTTACTGGTATGTTAAAAAACGCCAGTTGAAAAAAATAGAAGAAGAAGTTTATAAAACTCCTATCGAAAAAGCGACTAGTTTATTAAACAACCTAGAACAAAAAGAACTGGTTCAAAAAGGAGAAATTAAAGAATACTATAGCGAACTAACAGATATTGCTAGAAACTATATCGAAGAAGCGATTCATATTCCAGCAATGGAAAGCACAACTTCTGAGTTAATTGCTGCGATTAGAGAAGCTTCAACCAAAAAGAAAATGACCCTTACGCCAGAAACGGTTGAAAATTTAGAGCGCGTTTTACGTCAGGCCGATTTGGTAAAATTTGCCAAATCTAAACCGCTTGATTTTGAAATTACTGATGATAGAAATAAGATACAAAAAGTAATTTTAACCCTTGATAATGCAATTCCAACTGAAGTTCCAGAAGAAATTGAAGATCAGCTATTAAACGAAGCGCAAAGACAAAAACAAATTAAGGAACAACTTCGCAAAAAACGTAATGCCAGAATTGGTTACGCTGTTGCAACTATCATACTATTATTGTTTGCCACAACGACTTTCTTTATTGTAACCAAAGGATTCAATTATGTGAAAGACAATATAATTGGTCATCCTTCTAAAGAATTATTAGAGGGCGAATGGGTAAAAAGTGCTTATGGAAGTCCAGCTGTTCTTATTGAAACGCCAAAGGTTTTAAAAAGAATGGACGCACAAAAAGCACTTCCAAAAGAAGCGATGGCACTTATCAAAGAAATGCAACTTTTTGCATATGGAAGTATGGTTGATAATTTTTACGTAACGGTTTCAACATCTAAATTCAAACAGCCAACAGATATTGATTTAAGTAAAACTCTTGAAGGTACTTTAAAAATTATTGAGGCTCAAGGCGGACAAAATATTATCGTAAAACAAGAAGATTTTCAAACTAATGAAGGTATTCAGGGAGTAAAAGGTTACGGAACAATGACTGTTTTGAATCCAGCAACCAAAACGAGTACAAAAGCATATTATGAATTGTTACTTTTCAAACAAGATCAAGGTTTACAGCAAATCCTTATTTTACACGAAGAAGGCGATACCTATGCAAATGAAATCACGACCCGAATATTAAATTCTGTTGAACTTCAAAGAGCAAACAACTAATGAGCAAGATCACTTTTTTAAATCCAGAATTTCTTTGGTTGTTCCTATTGATTCCGATTACGATAATTTGGTTTTTCTGGAAACGCAATCAGCAGTCGGCTACCTTAAAAATGAGCTCTACAGCAGGTTTTCAAAACAGCGAATCGTTTTTGACAAAATTCAAACCTGCTCTATACGTTTTCAGAATTCTTGCTTTATGTTCATTGATTGTAGCATTGGCTCGACCAAGAACAGTAGACATCAGTAATCAGACTAAAACAACAAAAGGAATTGATATTGTAATGGCAATTGACGTTTCTGGATCTATGCTGGCAAAAGATTTAAAACCAAATCGTATGGAAGCTTTGAAAAGAGTTGCTGCCGATTTCGTTGAAGAAAGACCAAATGACAGAATCGGATTGGTTTTATATGCTTCTGAAGCTTATACTAAAACTCCAGTTACAAGCGATAAAGCAATTATTCTTGAAGCCATAAAAGGTATTAAATACGATACAGTTCTCCAAGACGGAACTGGAATTGGAATGGGATTGGCAACTGCGGTAAATCGTTTAAAAGATAGTAAAGCCAAAAGCCGTGTAATTATTTTACTTACCGATGGTGTTAATAATGCTGGATTTATCGAGCCGGAAACTGCTGCCGACATTGCCAAACAATATGGAATAAAAGTATATACAATTGGTCTTGGTACAAACGGTATGGCTGAATCTCCATACGCATACGCACCAAACGGAGGTTTCTTATTCAAAATGCAAAAAGTTGAAATCGACGAAAGACTGATGAAAAATATTGCCCGCAAAACAGACGGAACCTATTTTAGAGCAACAAGCAACGATAGATTAGCTGAGATCTATAAGTCTATCAACAAACTGGAAACAACGGAAATTCAGGAATTGAAGTTCTATGATTATGATGAAAAATACAGAGGTTTTGTTTTATTTGCAGCCTTTTTATTATTGCTTGAAGTTGGTTTAAGAAATACAGTTTACAGAAGCTTTATTTGATTTTTTAAAATCAAAAAATTCCAAATTTTAAAATTCCAAATTCCAAGTTGAAATTGAGAATCTAAAATTGGATACTTAAATAATAAAAGCAAAAGTTAAAATTTGAAAGATTGAAATTTAATAACTCCAAAGTTTGGAATTTGGATTTTCAATATTGGAATTTAAGAAAATTTATGGAATTAGACGAAAAAAAATATTTATATCTCTTATTACTACTCCCAATTGTGGTGTGTATTTTCCTTTTCAATATGTATTGGAAAAGAAGAAAACAACGCGAATTTGGTGATTTGGAAATGGTAAAAAGATTGAGTCCAGAGAAATCAGTTTTTAAACCTGTTTTAAAAATAGTGGTGATCCTTCTGGCGCTTACCTGCCTAATTATTGGCTTGGTAAATCCAAAGATT contains:
- a CDS encoding VWA domain-containing protein gives rise to the protein MSKITFLNPEFLWLFLLIPITIIWFFWKRNQQSATLKMSSTAGFQNSESFLTKFKPALYVFRILALCSLIVALARPRTVDISNQTKTTKGIDIVMAIDVSGSMLAKDLKPNRMEALKRVAADFVEERPNDRIGLVLYASEAYTKTPVTSDKAIILEAIKGIKYDTVLQDGTGIGMGLATAVNRLKDSKAKSRVIILLTDGVNNAGFIEPETAADIAKQYGIKVYTIGLGTNGMAESPYAYAPNGGFLFKMQKVEIDERLMKNIARKTDGTYFRATSNDRLAEIYKSINKLETTEIQELKFYDYDEKYRGFVLFAAFLLLLEVGLRNTVYRSFI